ATTAAACCTGTTTTTCGGACCACCCGCCATTGAGGCCAGCGATATCAGGCAGAAAATCAGCATGCCCAACAGACTGTTGAGTGTAAAGCAAGACCTGCGCAACAAAAGGTCTCGTCGAAAATTTTTCATATCGTAGTTTAAAAAATTAAATAGGGTTCCTGCTGGCCGGGGAGAATTGTCCTGGCCGCCAGGGAATGTCTTGAGGCTTCGCAATAAATGTGAAGTGGTGATTTAAAAACGACGTGAAGTGATAATCAGGTAATTTTTTTCATATGGCAGTAGTTAATTGGTTTAATGAAGTTTTGGCTTTGATATCGTTAGCAGCTGATACCATGGAAATCGAGAAACTGGTATCGTCGACCCTTATAAAATTAATCCGGGAATAAAGGAAAGGAGCGCTTATTTGTGTTTACTTATGATACAAATGTTCAATCAAGGCGGATTCAGGCTATTCAAATCCAATCCAGTCCACTGCTACCTGTCTGTTATCCTTTGCTGTCACAAATAAATGTTGAATTCCCGGCTTCCATTGAAACAAAGGCAGCTTTACAAGTTGCCAATCCTTATCAGCACCAAGCGGTAACGCTGCCAGCACGGGACCTGCTGCGTCCTGTATACGTATTTGCAGTGCCCCGCCTTCCGGAGCCAGGGCCCGGACCCGGACCCACCTCAATGGCTGTTTCCCAAAATCAACGCTATTATATTGTACCCAGGCATCTTCCCCTTCGAACACGGATTTCCATCCAAGGAACCTGTTAGCTGTATCAATAAAATCGATGGACACACCGCTATTACTGATCCTGGAGTAACGATCGATCTGGATCTTTGAATGGGCCCCGGTAATCCCAATACCTCTAAAACCAGGATTCACTTTTTGTATGGTGCCGTCAGGATTGAAAAAGAGGCTGTCGGCCCTTACCGATCTTGCCTTGTCGAATGCCGGAGAATAATCGTTATGATGGTAGAACAGATACCATTGCTCTTTGAAGCAGATGATCGAATGGTGATTGGTCCAGCAGCCGGTGGCTGACTCGTCCATTATAACGCCTGTTTTTCTGAATGGCCCCAGCGGATTATCCCCTATCGCATATTCCAATCTTTCGGTCTTATTTTCCACATGCGGATAGGTCATATAATAGATCCCCTTCCTTTCAAAAAGGTAGGGCCCTTCTTTCAACCCTTTGTCCGGCAAATGCTGCAATATCACTGGCGTGGAACTGAGCTCTACCATATTATCCTTCAGCCTGGCACCATAAATGTTTCCCTGCGACCAATAGAGATAGGCTTGTCCGTCCTTATCGATAAATACATTCGGATCAATGCCCCGTACATTTTTGACAGGTTCGGATAATGGTAAATAAGGCCCCTCCGGTTTATCAGCAATGGCCACACCAATTGTGAATCCACGGCCATTACTGGTATCCCGCGGAATGGAAGGAAAATAAAAGTAGTATTTCCCATTCCTGAAAATGCAATCAGGCGCCCACATACTGTAACTGTCCGGCTTCACCCAGGGCACTTTATTTTGTTCAACGATCACTCCATGATCTGTCCAGTCTGTAAGGTTTTCCGAAGAGAACACATGATAATCCTCCATACAAAACCAGCCAATCCTTCCACGGCCTTCATTCGCCATAATATCATGCGAAGGGAACAGGTAAACCCTGTTGCCAAATACCCGGGCGGAAGGATCCGCGCTAAACTGATCACGGATCAATGGATTCTGTGCTTTCGATCGGATCCCGGCAATGATAAGTAGTACACAAAACGATACCGGTACAAAATATTTCCACATAGCTGCTGTTGATTTCATTTGAGATAAGTTGTTATCATCTTTCCATTGTACACAACACTTTTTTTCATTTCCGGCTTTTCTGCTGCACAAACAATATTGAAAACTCTTTTTTTCAGATAACCCGGGAAAGTACCTTGCAACGCGCCAATAGTAAGCAGTTGCTTTTTATCATCCCACCCGATTGGAATGACCGTATATTTCCCTTTTTCATAATTATAGCCATCGCCCTCATCTTCATACAAATTGAACACGCCATCTGCGCCTTTGTAAATGCGCAGCTCCAAAGTATCACCCGCCTTTTCAGAAGTATATTGCATAACTTCTGACATGGGAATAATGGAGCCGGCTTTCACAAATACCGGGATGATATGTTGCGGGGCATCTGCCAATACTGTTTGCCCTCCGCTATAGTGCTTGCCGGTATGGAAGTTGTACCATCCGTTCGACTCAGGCAGGTATACATTCCATTGAGTAATGCCAGGTTCTGTTACAGGTGCTATCAGCATGGACCTGCCAAACATATATTGAAAAGGCTGCCGGATGGCAAGTGTATCATCATTGAAGTCCATCAGCATAGGGCGCATAATGGTAGAGCCATTTTTTGTTACCTGCCATGCTTCAGAATAAATATAGGGGATCAAGCGATATCGAAGGTTCATGATGCTTCGCATATTCTCTTCAACGATTTCTCCATACTTCCATGGCTCTGTTTCCGTTTGATAACCGTGGATACGGAATACAGGATTGAATGCCCCATACTGGAACCAACGGGTAAGGATATCATGATATTTTGTATCGGTATACTGGCCTGGGCCCGGGCGGAAGAAGCCTCCGATATCTGTTGTCCAGTAAGGCATTCCGGTTATTGAAAAATTCAGGCCGGCCACGATCTGTCTCTTAAAGGTGTCCCAGTCCCACCCAATATCACCAGACCAATTGATGGTCCCATATCGTTGCTGTCCCGGAAATGCTGACCTGGTAAGGATCGTAACCCGTTTATCAGGATTGGCTAAACGCTGTCCTTCATAAACAGATTTGCTGACGAAAAGAGGATATGTGAGCCGGTAAAAATTGCCCAACCCAAAATAAGTTTGCTTGCCGGCCAAAGCATCGTTCTCAGGTTCTGTGGCATCCATCCACCAGCTATCCACACCAAGGCTGAAGAGGTTCCTGTTCAACACCTGCCAGTGTGTTTGCTGTGTTTCCGGTTTATAAATATCTATCCAGGGACTGTTGGGGATATAGAGGTCTTTTTGAATGTACTCTTTTGCTATTTCAGATCTTTTGTCGATGTTCTCCCAAACAGAAATGGAGAACCGCGCATTGAGGTCATGCAATTGCTGAATAAACTTTCCGGGATCAGGATAGCTTGTCTCATCAAATTTAGGCACACCCCAACCATACTTTCCCCAGTACTGCCAATCCTGTACGATCACATCCAGGGGTAATTTTCTTTTTCTGAATTCTTTTACTGTTCTTACCAAATGCTCTCCGGAAGTATATCTTTCCCTGCATTGCCAGAATCCGTAGGCCCATAAAGGAAGCATCGGTACATTTCCGGACAGGTTCCTGTAATCCGCAATTATTTCATCGGTACTGTTTCCATGGAACACCACATAGTCCAGCATTTTGGCTTCAGGTGAACGGAAAGTTGTTTCGTTTGCTACCGCTCGCCATGAAAGAACAGGAGTATTGGACAATTTGCAAACCACCTGTACGGTATGTTCTCCTGCCTTCAGCATTACTTTCTTACTCACAGATGGAGGAAGCCATAGATTCGACTGATCGATCAGAGGTTTTCCATCGATCAGTAATAAATGACGATTGTCCATATTTCCCAGATCCAGCATAACAACATACTCCCCGTCTTTATCAACTTTGAATTTCCCTTCATGTACAGATTGTTGCTGATCTATGCGCTGCGTTCCAGAAGTGGTGGTTACTTCAGCATCCGGTTTTGCGCCCGCAGCAGTCATTTTTTTAGCAAGCGGGACCAACCGGTCTGCAGGATTAAAATAAGTGAGACCATATTGATGCCAGAGGATGCCATACCCTTTACTTGAAACCAGGAAGGGAATAGCGATCTGGGAGTTCACCTGGGTCAGCTTCCGGGAGATATTGTGCAGATCATAATGACCATCCTGGAACTGCCCCAGGCCAAACAGGTATTCATCCTCCGGGGATATGAAACTTTGTTCTGCCAGAAAACAAGGTTGCTCCATAATTTGGGAGGGATCCATTTTCCTGCTTCCGGGTTTTTCACTCAGGAATGTATTTCCGGAAGCGTCGTTAAAGTGGATATTACCTGATTGCTTATTGATGATTACTGTTACAAAACTGGTTGTCATTTTCAACTCTGCATCAGTCTCTGAACACTTCATTGCAGGGACCGGCTGTTTGTTTACAAACACAAGTTCATTTGCTTCTTTAAGCGTATCTTTTTGCCATTGCACCCTGATGGCTTTATCGGATAATGGGATTATATTCATTATTCCTTCTGAAAGCTGAATGGAAAGACGATCTTTCTGCTTTGTATACTTTTTCACTACCTGCGTATAGGTAACAGCCGGCAGCGAAACGATCAGCAAAAGAAATAGTATTCTCATAAATATTTATTGAAAAGCAATTTCATGTTCTCTCACTTCAACGGATATACGCAGGCAGCAAATCCGCCTCTGCGCAGCAGTTTCAGATCAATGGAAGAGGCGCTATCCACCACCTGGTAGCTGGTGGAAAGCTCTTTATCGTGGCTTCCATCAGCAATCAATGTGAGTTTGTACTGTACGCCAGGTGTCAAGAAATCAAAGCTTATCTTATTTTTCTTTTCTCTTGATTCTGCATTGATACCACCAATAAACCAGGCATCCGCTTTACGGCGTGCGATAACAACATCCTTTCCCGGAAATCCACTCAGCAAATTTGTGTCATCCCAGGCTGCCGGTAATTGTTTGAGGAATGATCTTGCTGCATCCGGCAATGAATAATACCCTTCCGGCCTGTCTGCCAAATGCTGCAGTCCTGATTCAAACAATACTCCCAGCGCCAATTCATGACCACAGGAAGTGATATGCGGGAATTGCGAATTGGTGAACGTAACTGGTGTATAATCCATGGCGCCTACAACATTCCGTGTAAAGGGCAGTATACAATTATGCTCAGGAGCTGCCGTGGTAAAATCAGGACCATTGTTATACCATTCTGCACCCCGAACGGCCTCATATGTCATCAGGTTGGGGTAAGTACGCGCCCATCCACGCGGCACGATACAGCCATGGAAGTAGACCATCAAATTGAACTGCGCCGCATCTTCCAGGATATCCAGGTAATATTTTATCATATCCTGTTTTTCACTTTCGAAGAAGTCAACTTTAATACCCGCAAATCCCAACTTCTTCAATTTGGTAAACTCCGCCACACGGTTTTCATGCGTCAGCATTCTGTCTTTCGGCGTTGAAGAGACCCAGGTATGGTCGCCTCCCGAGTTGTACCAGATGAGCGGCTTCACACCTTTGGATAGAATATATTTTGCAGCATCTTCAACATTGCCGCCATTACGCATTACATCCCATTCCCAATCGAGTAATGTATATGGCCAGTTCATCCTGGCCGCCAGGTCTGCAAAAGCACAAACTGTTTTATAATCCCGGGTACCGTGATTGTCTGACCAATAATTCCATGATACCAGGCCGGGTTTGATCCAGTCCGTGTTCTTTATGACAGACGGAGCAGATACATCATCAACCAGGGTTGACGCAACTACATCCTGTAAGCTCCCCATGATCCCTACCCGCCACGGTGATCTCCAGGGAAGTGTGATGGAAGGAGTTCTTGATCCCTGCCCTCTCCCATCTCCGGCATCAGGGAACGAAAGCTTATATTTCGAACTATCGATGGAGTTGCTGAGCTTTGTACCGCAGTAGTTGCGGTCCAGATCCGCTTCATGCAAAAGGAACCAGCATGAGCTGTCGCTTGTCATGAAAAGCGCAGGGTAGCACCATTCCTGCTTCTTAACCTTGTCTCCGCTCATGGCAGCATAGTATCCCTCATTCGCCGGATTCCATTTTTCCATCCAGCGCAAAGTTTTCATTGGGATAGTATAAGCCGTTAGTTCTTCCTTTATCTGAAAGGTTCCGATCTTTTCCGGGAATTCATATCTGAAGGCAAATCCGTCGTTATAGGCACGGATGATCAAATTGATCCTTGCCTTTCCCTGGTTTGCGAAAAACAGGATTACTTCGTTGGCAGTATTGTTGCAAGCCGATCTTTTACCATGCACTGCGTTGTATTGCTCATTGATGAGAACTGGCTTTCCGGCCTTGACAAACTGCATCTCTTTTGAAAATTCCTGATCACTTCGCACCAAACCCAGATCTATCCGTGGAACCGCTTCAGTAATTTTTCCCTGATCATAATAGGATACAGTAAGATACCATCCGCTATTCCCGGTAGCCTGTCCGTTGTAAACACCAACCACTACTTTTCCATTGGGAGACTGCAGCTTTACCTGTTGAGCAAAAACTGACTGTATATTTAGTACGATAACCAGAAAAGCTAAGGAGATCCTCTCCACAATATTATGTTTAGAATAATTCACCACTTATAATTTTACTGATAATTTCTTACCTGAATATTCTATTCTTTTCCCTGCTTTTGTGGTCAGCTCATTTTCACTCATTGGGGATCGATCCATCAGCACCAACCTGAATATTCTTATCTCAGGCATTCCGGGAAAAGAACCATTCCTGTCGCCGATAGTGAAGGTCTTTTTCCTGTCATCCCAATTGAGATCAATGGTAGAATGGATCCCTTTCTCATAATTGTAATTGTCGTTCTCATCTTCATACAGCGCAAATTTTCCGTCGGTTCCCGGATAAATCCGAATTTCAAGATCATCCCATTTCTTTTCTTCCGCGTATTGAACGGAAGGCCCAATTGGCAGGATGCTACCTGACCTAACATACACCGGTATGATATCGATGGGTGTTTCCTTAATTACTTTCTTTCCGCCTGAAAATCTTTCATTGGTCCAGAGATCATACCAGTAGCAGCCTGCAGGCAAATAGGTTTCTTTCGTCTTGATTGTATTGAAATCTTCCACCATCAGGCTATCCTTTCCAATAACAGTTTTTTTCACATACATTGGCCGTGTAACCGGGCTTATCAGTAATGATTTTCCGAACATAAACTGATCATTGATATCGAGTGCATTCTTATCCCTGGCAAAATCCATTACCAGGGCGCGCATCATGCTTGAGTTGTTAGCCGTTACATCCCATGAGGAGGAATAGATGTATGGCAATAAACTATAACGCAGTTTGATGAATTTGTGGATGGCATCAAACGCTTTGTCTCCTTTATTACCAA
This portion of the Pseudobacter ginsenosidimutans genome encodes:
- a CDS encoding family 43 glycosylhydrolase yields the protein MKSTAAMWKYFVPVSFCVLLIIAGIRSKAQNPLIRDQFSADPSARVFGNRVYLFPSHDIMANEGRGRIGWFCMEDYHVFSSENLTDWTDHGVIVEQNKVPWVKPDSYSMWAPDCIFRNGKYYFYFPSIPRDTSNGRGFTIGVAIADKPEGPYLPLSEPVKNVRGIDPNVFIDKDGQAYLYWSQGNIYGARLKDNMVELSSTPVILQHLPDKGLKEGPYLFERKGIYYMTYPHVENKTERLEYAIGDNPLGPFRKTGVIMDESATGCWTNHHSIICFKEQWYLFYHHNDYSPAFDKARSVRADSLFFNPDGTIQKVNPGFRGIGITGAHSKIQIDRYSRISNSGVSIDFIDTANRFLGWKSVFEGEDAWVQYNSVDFGKQPLRWVRVRALAPEGGALQIRIQDAAGPVLAALPLGADKDWQLVKLPLFQWKPGIQHLFVTAKDNRQVAVDWIGFE
- a CDS encoding glycoside hydrolase family 31 protein — encoded protein: MRILFLLLIVSLPAVTYTQVVKKYTKQKDRLSIQLSEGIMNIIPLSDKAIRVQWQKDTLKEANELVFVNKQPVPAMKCSETDAELKMTTSFVTVIINKQSGNIHFNDASGNTFLSEKPGSRKMDPSQIMEQPCFLAEQSFISPEDEYLFGLGQFQDGHYDLHNISRKLTQVNSQIAIPFLVSSKGYGILWHQYGLTYFNPADRLVPLAKKMTAAGAKPDAEVTTTSGTQRIDQQQSVHEGKFKVDKDGEYVVMLDLGNMDNRHLLLIDGKPLIDQSNLWLPPSVSKKVMLKAGEHTVQVVCKLSNTPVLSWRAVANETTFRSPEAKMLDYVVFHGNSTDEIIADYRNLSGNVPMLPLWAYGFWQCRERYTSGEHLVRTVKEFRKRKLPLDVIVQDWQYWGKYGWGVPKFDETSYPDPGKFIQQLHDLNARFSISVWENIDKRSEIAKEYIQKDLYIPNSPWIDIYKPETQQTHWQVLNRNLFSLGVDSWWMDATEPENDALAGKQTYFGLGNFYRLTYPLFVSKSVYEGQRLANPDKRVTILTRSAFPGQQRYGTINWSGDIGWDWDTFKRQIVAGLNFSITGMPYWTTDIGGFFRPGPGQYTDTKYHDILTRWFQYGAFNPVFRIHGYQTETEPWKYGEIVEENMRSIMNLRYRLIPYIYSEAWQVTKNGSTIMRPMLMDFNDDTLAIRQPFQYMFGRSMLIAPVTEPGITQWNVYLPESNGWYNFHTGKHYSGGQTVLADAPQHIIPVFVKAGSIIPMSEVMQYTSEKAGDTLELRIYKGADGVFNLYEDEGDGYNYEKGKYTVIPIGWDDKKQLLTIGALQGTFPGYLKKRVFNIVCAAEKPEMKKSVVYNGKMITTYLK
- a CDS encoding glycoside hydrolase family 97 protein, producing the protein MERISLAFLVIVLNIQSVFAQQVKLQSPNGKVVVGVYNGQATGNSGWYLTVSYYDQGKITEAVPRIDLGLVRSDQEFSKEMQFVKAGKPVLINEQYNAVHGKRSACNNTANEVILFFANQGKARINLIIRAYNDGFAFRYEFPEKIGTFQIKEELTAYTIPMKTLRWMEKWNPANEGYYAAMSGDKVKKQEWCYPALFMTSDSSCWFLLHEADLDRNYCGTKLSNSIDSSKYKLSFPDAGDGRGQGSRTPSITLPWRSPWRVGIMGSLQDVVASTLVDDVSAPSVIKNTDWIKPGLVSWNYWSDNHGTRDYKTVCAFADLAARMNWPYTLLDWEWDVMRNGGNVEDAAKYILSKGVKPLIWYNSGGDHTWVSSTPKDRMLTHENRVAEFTKLKKLGFAGIKVDFFESEKQDMIKYYLDILEDAAQFNLMVYFHGCIVPRGWARTYPNLMTYEAVRGAEWYNNGPDFTTAAPEHNCILPFTRNVVGAMDYTPVTFTNSQFPHITSCGHELALGVLFESGLQHLADRPEGYYSLPDAARSFLKQLPAAWDDTNLLSGFPGKDVVIARRKADAWFIGGINAESREKKNKISFDFLTPGVQYKLTLIADGSHDKELSTSYQVVDSASSIDLKLLRRGGFAACVYPLK